AGCGAAACCTATTTGGCTTGAATCCGAGAGTAATCAAATAGGCGCAATTCATATTCCAAGTGAGCTTTGGCGCAAGATGCGCTCAGCCAATGTGGTAGAAGTGACGGCGCCTCTTGAGGCACGGGTAGAGTACTTGCTTGAAACCTACGACTATTTTTGCCAGAAACCGGACTTTCTTAAGGAACGTATCGGCTTGTTAAAGCGCATTCGGGGCACAGAAAAGATAAAGTACTGGTTCGATCTGATTGATAGTCAGCAATGGACCGCTTTCGTAGCGGATATGCTAGAAACTCATTACGACCCCACTTATTCACGCTCGATGGAGCGGTCGGCCGAAAGAATCAGTCAAAAACATAAGCTCAAAGCTCTAAAGCATCCGGATTTGTTGGATTTTATTGATTCGATTGAAACAGAACTTTCGATCTGAGTTGGCCTTACCCGAATAGAGCGCTACTATTTTAGGAGAGCTCTGGATTTATTCGGGGGATTATTAGGTTTTGAGCAAGAAACTCAGAAAACATAAGCGTTATGCCCGTCGGTACCCCATGCGATTTACATGGGAAGACACCCGTATATTTGGTTTTACCATCGATTTCTCATCTGGTGGTTTAGGTATCAGTGCCAAGCGAGGGATTAATCCTCCAGGGATCCTGGAAATGAGGTTAACCGCGCCTGAAGGGGAGATAGCTCTCAAAGGACAGGTACGTTGGTGTCGAAAGGCTGCACGAACTTCGGCTCAGATGTTTGTTTTTGAAATGGGTGTTCAGC
This region of Deltaproteobacteria bacterium genomic DNA includes:
- a CDS encoding tRNA 2-selenouridine(34) synthase MnmH, which produces AKPIWLESESNQIGAIHIPSELWRKMRSANVVEVTAPLEARVEYLLETYDYFCQKPDFLKERIGLLKRIRGTEKIKYWFDLIDSQQWTAFVADMLETHYDPTYSRSMERSAERISQKHKLKALKHPDLLDFIDSIETELSI